A region of Argentina anserina chromosome 5, drPotAnse1.1, whole genome shotgun sequence DNA encodes the following proteins:
- the LOC126794064 gene encoding adenine phosphoribosyltransferase 3: protein MSALRDQDPRVHAIKAKIRVVPNFPKPGIMFQDITTLLLDPKAFKDTIDMFVERYKGKNISVVAGIEARGFIFGPPIALAIGAKFVPLRKPRKLPGDVIFEEYTLEYGKDRLEMHVGAVEQGDRALVVDDLIATGGTLCAAMSLLERVGAEVVECACLIELPDLQGRERLNGKPLYVLVESH from the exons ATGTCGGCTCTCAGAGACCAAGATCCTCGTGTCCATGCCATCAAAGCCAAGATTCGCGTCGTCCCCAATTTTCCCAAACCCG GTATTATGTTCCAAGATATTACAACTTTGTTGCTAGACCCAAAAGCCTTCAAGGACACGATCGATATGTTCGTGGAGAGATACAAAGGCAAAAACATTTCAGTGGTTGCag GAATTGAGGCTCGAGGTTTCATTTTTGGTCCTCCTATTGCATTGGCAATTGGAGCAAAGTTTGTTCCCCTGAGAAAACCAAGGAAATTGCCTG GTGATGTTATTTTTGAAGAGTACACATTGGAATATGGGAAGGACCGTCTTGAGATGCATGTTGGAGCAGTAGAACAGGGTGATCGTGCTTTGGTGGTTGATGATTTAATAGCCACTGGAGGCACACTCTGTGCTGCAATGAGTTTATTGG AGCGTGTTGGAGCAGAAGTAGTTGAATGCGCCTGCCTTATTGAGTTGCCAGATTTACAG GGTCGTGAGAGATTGAATGGAAAGCCATTGTATGTACTTGTGGAATCCCACTAA
- the LOC126794059 gene encoding uncharacterized protein LOC126794059: MASGWVKSLQCKSRAYEDVYHPNPKTLMNSVSCRKSVQNIKDVVDTAKHHHKPTRKSKPPPPHQQQPPPSKRSNSKCDRPGKSESVFPSPTPHRTRLSASGRSHDPFLTDLPEGHPSRNVVEIIFHTSWSPKAFSGRIEMIFKVQNGSKTVARFEEYREMVKTRSRAGSGEGGLKVGSEYEEENARCVADGNEVMRFHCLGSPSGSGVHDAFGGAWGFHSGKGSAICTFSGSGVAHENAGGGARGRRAMLVCRVVAGRVSKQLELQSLLDGRVGFDSVCGDNGELLVFDPRAVLPCFLIIYKL, translated from the coding sequence ATGGCGAGCGGGTGGGTCAAGTCGTTGCAGTGCAAGTCTAGGGCATATGAAGACGTCTATCACCCAAACCCCAAAACGCTCATGAACAGCGTCAGCTGTAGAAAGAGCGTCCAGAACATCAAAGACGTCGTCGACACAGCCAAGCACCACCACAAGCCCACCAGAAAATCCAAGCCGCCTCCGCCGCACCAGCAACAACCGCCGCCATCGAAAAGATCGAACTCCAAATGCGACAGACCCGGAAAGTCTGAATCAGTTTTTCCCAGCCCGACACCTCACCGCACTCGTCTAAGCGCCTCTGGCCGGAGCCACGACCCGTTTCTGACTGACCTCCCGGAGGGCCACCCGTCGCGTAATGTGGTGGAGATTATCTTCCACACCAGCTGGAGCCCCAAGGCGTTCTCGGGTCGGATCGAGATGATATTCAAGGTCCAGAACGGGTCCAAGACGGTGGCGCGGTTCGAGGAGTATAGGGAAATGGTGAAGACTCGCTCCCGGGCCGGGTCGGGGGAGGGTGGCCTGAAAGTGGGATCCGAATACGAGGAGGAGAATGCGCGGTGCGTCGCGGACGGGAATGAGGTCATGCGGTTCCACTGCCTCGGGTCGCCGTCTGGAAGCGGTGTTCACGACGCGTtcggcggcgcgtggggatTTCACAGTGGGAAAGGCTCTGCCATTTGCACGTTTTCCGGTAGCGGAGTGGCCCACGAGAATGCAGGAGGTGGGGCACGGGGCAGGAGGGCCATGTTGGTTTGCCGGGTTGTTGCGGGTCGGGTCTCGAAGCAGCTGGAGCTCCAGTCTTTGCTGGATGGCAGGGTCGGGTTTGACTCGGTGTGTGGGGACAACGGCGAGTTGCTAGTATTTGATCCACGCGCCGTCTTGCCGTGCTTTCTTATCATctataaattgtaa